A region of the Melanotaenia boesemani isolate fMelBoe1 chromosome 6, fMelBoe1.pri, whole genome shotgun sequence genome:
ACCTCTGTGATCCGGCCAACTCCTCGTGCAGACGGCTCCTGGGATAGTGTTTTGACTCCTCTGTTCTCAGCCACATATTAAtctgacgtgtgtgtgtgaatatgtataTGTGGTGATGGAGATGGGGGGCTTTCtaattcttttaaaacctgtaaagcactttgtgctacatttcattgtatgaaaagtgctttataataaagtttgattgattaatcgcagcatgtcatgcgattaatcgctattaaacattttaattgttgcctAGCACTAATATacgtatatatgtatgtatatgtaaatatatttatcttcGCTGTCCGATGAAAAGCACGTATCTCCAGAATTCCTTTTTTACAGGAGCATGAAAAAACTTTTTCTCATAAGCTAACTTACAAAGTAAACCCAAGTCTGTGTAAATAGACATATTTATGACCCGTAATGAAACCCTGTTCGCACATTTATCAGTgatgtatttaaataattttacatgGATTTACTTTGTTGTGAGCGATCGtggacatgtttttttaaatagcatcTTCCAACAACATCCGGTTATATGCGGGCTTCGACCCTCCTTTTTATGTCCCACTAAGTTGGTAAACTATTGATAGCAGGCTATTCTAAACTTAGCATAATATGCTcatcaaagcttttttttgccattttataTTGAAATCAAGATAACTCATATAACTCAACAGTCATTTGATATTGACGTGCGCACAGAGTTtgatgtcattcattcattcattcaccatTTTCTACACCActcagtccaattcagggtAGCGGTAAATTGGTTATTAAGTTAAATCATGTGACATCAGCGAATGCTTGAGCAACACTTCAATGCAATTCAGCAACAACTCAGCTGAATGTACAGGGGACGATTTTGTCGCCTATAATCTGAATACAGCTTTCTGCTGTTGCAACATTTATTCTTggtgtaaaaaagaaacaactgtaCCGAAAACACACACCTCAGACGTAAAATGCACTTCCTTCTCGTGGGGGATAGCTGGGGATgcctttctttatatatatatatatatggagagaTATAGAGATGggaatttagttttctttcctttttatttcagtcttccctgcagatgtgcagcaactgttgGTGATAACAGAGGAGGTTTCTTGGAGTCTGGACAAGCAGGATCCAGAGGAACTATGGCCCAATCAGGATGGAGAGCAGTTGATGATGGGCTGGTGGAGAGTGTCACCAGTCTACCAATGATGATGGCTCCTGTGAAGACTGAAGATGATGAAAAAGAACTTCAGCCTTGGTCATATTCAGCCCACCTTTATCAAACCCAAACTGAAGGTAACACAGAGGTAGAGGCTCCAACCAACAACCcagataaacagattaaatcagAAACTGATGGAGAGGAATATGGAGGACCAGAAATAAGCAGTGACCCAGACCCGAACAGTCATTTACAACAACACAGTGACAGAAAGGCTTCAGGCTCTTCTGAGATAAaatatttgtcacattttggACCTGAAATGAAAGACGACGATAAAAGCTGGAATGACAACATGGCACATGGGTCAGGTGTAAACAATGATGTCGAATGTAATGCTGTCAAAACCTCCCTCAGCTGCTCTGACTGTGGTGAAGAGTTTCACTCTCAACGATCTCTCCAGAGACATTTAACAAAAAGGTCTTGGAGCTGCTTGAATAGTAAGAAATGTTtgacacaaagtaaaaataacccAAAACAGGTCCACACAGGAAAGAAAACAGTTcgatgtgatgtttgtggtaaaatCTTTAGTCATAGAGTAAATCTTAATAGACACATGAAAATCCACAcgggagacaaaccattcagctgtgatgaatgtggacatagatttagtcaaaagacagaCTTCaaccgacacatgagaatccacacgggtgagaaaccattcagctgtgatgaatgtgggcAAAGATTTAGTTACAAGACAAGTTTAAAAttacacatgagaatccacacaggagacaaaccgttcagctgtgatgaatgtggacatagctTTAGacgaaaatgtaaattaaatgaacacatgagaatccacacaggagagaggcCATTCAGCTGTattgaatgtggacaaagatttagtcaaaagacataCTTAAACCagcacatgagaatccacacaggtgagaaaCCATTCATTTGTGATAAATGTGggcaaagatttagtcaaaatacaggcttaaaccaacacatgagaacccacacaggagacaaaccattcagctgtgatgaatgtggacaaagatttagtcaaaagacataCTTAAACCagcacatgagaatccacacaggtgagaaaCCATTCATTTGTGATGAATGTGggcaaagatttagtcaaaatgcaggcttaaaccaacacatgagaacccacacaggagacaaaccattcagctgtgatgaatgtggacagaAATTTAGTCAAAAGAAAAGCTTAAACTTACACAGGACAATCCACGCAGGAGACAagccattcagctgtgatgaatgtggacaacgATTTAGTTACAAGACATACTTAAatcaacacatgagaatccacacaggagagaaaccattcagctgtgatgaatgtggacgcaaatttagtcaaaagacaagcaTAAACTTACACATGacaatccacacaggagagaaaccattcagctgtgatgaatgtggacaaagatttagtcgaaatgactacttaaagaaacacatgagaatccacacaggagacaaaccattcagctgtgagtTTTGTGGTGACGTTTTTACGTGGCATCTCTCTTTGAAACGACATATTTGTGTCCACACAAAATAGAGGAGGCACAGTTGCAGGATTTTGCTGTAAACAATGTGTTGTTTGCAGTGTCGATATGTGCTGGTTAGtgttagatattattttaattagtctTGGAATGTATAACAAGTATGACCCTAATCAAAAACATCTAATTGCAGCTTTGTCCCTGCTAAGCGAGGAAGGTCTATCAAAAAAGGTCACAAGAGGCATGAGAAGTGAAACTGACAAGGGGTTTTGAGCAGTGCTTGTGTTTGCAGTAGAAAGAACATGCATTTTGTAGTAAGGGGAATTTCTGAAAGTGAATAGAGTTTAAGTCTTGGAACAGGAAGTCTGcgctatgtatgtatgttttgcAGAAGTTGCAGGAACAGGAAGCCAGTACCAGACGAGGCCGAGCCAGACTGCAAGAACACAGTAAAGATCTGCCTTGCAACAGCTGACTAGTTAGTTATAGCGTCCAATCACTGTTTAATTTAGACAAGGTTTAATTACTGGGTTGAGGGAAAGCAGCAGTGTTCTGATTTTGGCAGCAGTTTCAGCAGAACTCCTTCCGATGTAACCAGAGACGGTGAGATAGTCTCAGAACCCAGAATTCTGTACacaattgtaaaaataaatacatttactttCAGAGACGCTGTTTGTTCTCACTGACCAAATCAACAAATGCACGTGGAAAATCTTAGGTAAAAGGATATTAGTGTGTAAAGTACCTGGTCTTTATTGTCTgtacatttttaaggttttctccaacctTCATAGAACTTAAGGGGGTATTCCATGGAAGTTgctcaagaaagaaaaaatatcgaCTCAAACTAGAACCATCTCCTAATTTAGTCTCAACTTGTTTGACACTAGAACCGCCAAGGGGTAAATTTTACCTCCTTGGTTTTTCAAACACTTGTatctcagttaaaaaaaaaaaccctacttCTCAGTATTTGTGACTTTTCCTGAAATGGGTCCAGTAATGGGTCCaattttggtgagtgtgtgatcACAAGAAATCTGAGCATATATACCTAGAACCACCAAAGAGGTAATTTATACCGTCTAATTTAATGCACTGTGTTCAGCTGTCGGATGTTTTCGCACCATTCCTGGTTGCTTAGTAACGCATGTGAGTTTGACAGCTGTCAGAGAGTGGGTTTTACAATCGTTTAGGGTTATCTAGGGCTAAATTTGACAAACGGATAAATacaatagatggatgaatgccAAAGAAGCTTTTGACAGATTTGAGGATTTTGACAAGTCGGTGGAGGAATCGGTGGGGGGAGAAAGTGATCTTTCATTTTTACCCGGCAATGAGTCATCTACTGAGGATGACCTGATGAAAGATTGCAGACCAAGGAAAAGGTCCTGGCTTTTGGCCACAACTGAGGAGTCATCAACCACACATACTCAGCCCTGGTAGCCGACAGGCCTGCAGTTAAAGGTGATGACTTGTCATTTTGTAACATCCTGGTAACATTTTCTTCTCTAGCTGCACTAACTCTACTTTAGCTTATTTTATTTGCACCTTTGGCACAACTGTTGACCAGGGTAGACTGTCAGTGCGCCCCAACCGCATCACGCTGCCAGGGTGGAGATCAGCCCACGCAAAGGGCGCAAGGGGTCTGCAGCGATATCGGCTACCCACCCGATCCGTCTTGAAACACGACCAAGGAGCCTGACGCACGCGCAAATCAAAGGACTCGCAgcaatgtttatttatagtATCTTCctctaaaatgaactaaaatattgaaatcTGTTATTGCTATTTAATATATGCTGTTTTGACtgttaagcatttttttaaagtctccATTATAACcattcaaataaatgtaaacgAATAACTTAAATGCATCTTTCTGTTATTTGCAGCTGTTGCAGCAGAGGGTGGTAAAAAATTACCCTTCGAGGTTCTGGGAGTATTGGAATATTGGCGGTTCTAGTGTTAAATTTAGTGCAGCCTTATTTAACCCAGGttcattaaagacagacttcaACAAAGGTTGCTTACAATCTGTCTGATCTGTCTGATTCTCCAAATGTTGGCCTCACACATTATTAGGGATCTACCGATATGGATTTTGAAGGCCGATACCATTTTCTTCATCAGCCTTAGCCGATGATCGTTACAAGGAGTGTCCCAATTCACgatctgcacacttcgaagtgcggatttgtTGGCTACATATGTCATCACGGTGCGCGAagaattcacagaatttgaatgACCCTCCAAATCCACATTTCCTTTGGCCTCAAACTTAGGCCACTGGTGATGCATtcttcacggcctcttttctcccagaattcattgtgcACAAGACGGTGGTGAATCAGAAATCGAACTCAGAAGAGGACTTTTTAGGTTTcaataaaattttgttaaaataaagtgcttttttaaaactacactttagtagaaactttacaaaaccaagtacgttagaaacatgtttgttaaatagtGACACTAAAAATCTGCAATATTCGCTGTTCATTGATTTTTagggggttaatgaagtgtgcaCCGGCTGGAAAACAGCCTCAGaccatgtattttttaatttttatttatttattttttactgtccGTGTTAACTTacactgaagtgtcctatgagtaatttcagaggcgtaagtgattcaacgtcctatGTTGCCATGGGAAATTCTTTGCTaagtaggctgtcccatttcacggacattaagcagacttcgaagtgtgttgACTCCGGAGGGCACTCCGTAtcctacgtagtctgcacacttcgaagtgtgcagaccctgattTGGGACACACCTAAAGCctgcccttttttttcttgagctGATATTTGGAGTCAACACTGCTTTAGCTCCATCCATAACCCATTTACTTCATATAAACAGCACAATGATAACAAATGTtagtcaaaaacaaaaaagaaattttcatttaacttaaaatttaaCAAATGGTAAAAAGAGGTAGAAATGTGAGGCAGAATAAGTAATGTATCGTAATGTTTGAACGTTATCAAACCCATTTAAGAAACAAAGCTTCTGCAGAGTTAGCTGATTTTGCTGTTTAACTTAGAAAATTAGTCAAGATTAAGGGGTAAATGCAGCgatctgcaacctttacaatctcAAGAGCCATTTTCCCTTAGGCCacttaaataaaacttgtttcaaGATTGTTATAGAAAAGGcaatttataatttttaataaatatcttctacaggaaatttgttgtcattgttgaagaaccacattttaatttcttgtgACAAAGCAGTCTTGTCACTGACAGCTGTCCATACCtactgttgcaaatattttataagcattttgattcatttactcatttactattcatttactcatttaagcattcttattcatttacattttatccttagattttagtaacatgcattaggctttgcttttaatagaactacagcttaattgtcatcattgctttgcaggttacagatagtgtattcacataaactcatataaggttactgagttcaatactgagaaaacagCTGACAATTAGCGGCCTTGACAATGTTCTAGATGGCCACTAGGGAGTAAAtcgtaaatatttttgtatctctttgcttatctattcactcctagcagaacggaatttcccagtaactcagaaatcattaaaaagtacaGCCTTTTGTGTAAAATGGTGGGAACAGGTAGAAGGAGGTcagcacagagagacagacagataacagggcagagcgaagtatctttttcttttcagctctgacgtaccccaaaaggaggacctggaggaatcaaattcccggaagaaggaaggaccaccttgcaaaatacacattcacatgaatgctcaccacatgcacgcacatagccacaatgcattgtatcactataaatgaggaggataacttaggtaggcgggtcttttggctgaaccgaaggttCCCGACACTTCTGTGTTTTAGTGGACCAGATGCTAaggctaacaggcctccttctcgagaagatatgtattgttttcttattactggcttaacaaagaattgtcaattctactcaaactctggtgtttttgccttcttttaaaaatgtggatttttgaacactcttccttctgatgattgatttacagggggtgaacaaatcttttaaagccaacaaagaatattttaaaacttcaattgGTGACCCCCGACGTGATCCACTAAGAACGGCAACGGAGAGCATCCAGAGCAGGATTCGGGTTGTCTGAGTCTGGGCGCCCACCACAACAAAGGTAAGCAGTAACCTATTGTACTTATATGTACTAAATACTGCAGATTGATTTTAACCAAATTTATCAGACATCCTGAACCCTCACTCTGGTGAGTAAAAAGCCAGTCTGTAGAAAAGCAATTCATTATATGGTAAAAAGTTaaagggtatttcagtccctttaaggATAGGGGTGCCAGTCCCCTACAAGTAAACAGGGTCTCAGTCCCTGTAAAAGTGAGGTGCCAGTCCTTACCGCAGGAGGTTTCAGTCCTCCTGTGAGTAaaaagggtatttcagtccctttaaggATAGGGGTGCCAGTCCCCTACAAGTAAACAGGGTTTCAGTCCCTGTAAAAGTGAGGTGCCAGTCCTCACCGCAGGAGGTTTCAGTCCTCCTGTGAGTAaaaagggtatttcagtccctttaaggATAGGGGTGCCAGTCCCCTACAAGTAAACAGGGTTTCAGTCCCTGTAAAAGTGAGGTGCCAGTCCTCACTGCAGGAGGTTTCAGTCCTCCTGTGAGTAAAAAGGGTTCCAGTCCCTTTCTAGTTTTGGGGTACCCcgttgtatgttttatgtttgtctaatgtcttatgaataataatttatgaatccaaatataaatattaagatAAATATATCATTACAACAATAATAGTGgggaagaaaatatatatatatataaatagtgTGTAGAGCAAACTGTGGTGGCTTTGATACACAGAACATAGAGCAACTGAAGATAATAACCTAAAAGTGTGGGATTGCACTGTCCTATTCTAGAACcggacagcagcagctcagaagcTGTGGTGATTTTGCTTAAAGCATTGTGATAGTTTTGCATTGTGAGTGTTTTCAGAAGTTTTTTGAGAAGCTGTGGTGATTTTGCTTAaagcattgtgatatttttgcattgtgagtgtttttagaagttttttGAGAAGCTGTGGTGATTTTGCTTAaagcattgtgatatttttgcATTGTGAGTATTTTCAGAAGCGTTTTGAGAAGCTGTGGTGATTTAGCATAAAGCATTGtaatatttctgcattgtgagtGTAAATCAGAGCTTCAGTTATTTTCCTATGGTATTTTGCATACTGTATTGTGACATCTTTGCATTGTGAGTGTTATTAGAGCTTTAGAGATTTTTCTGTGGTGATTTTTGCCTGCAGCGTTGTGGCATTTTTTCATTGTGAGTGTATTCAAAGCTTTAGTGATTTTGCTATGGTAATTTTGCATGTGTCattgtgatatttctgcattgtggGAGAATTGTATTGTGGGGAGGCTTTTAAACACAGAGCTTGaagtgttttgaaaaaaaaaaaaaaaaaaaaaaactctttgctgtcttcatttaattccgGACAGTAGAGGATTGAGACAGCAGAACTTTTACTGGATAAatttttctgctctgtgggGGGAAACTGTATTGATTGTTGACTTCTGTTGTGTGGAGAATTAAAACCGGGTTTTGCGAATATCACACCGGATGCTGAGTGAACATTTTGACTGAAGCATCGCACTGGTGGAAACCTAGTGGTGTTAACATAAGCCAGTGGTCTGGTGAAGTAGGTTGATCTGTGATCTCGCAGGTGCTGTGAAGGTAGCAAACCCGGGGACACGATCCATTCACATACATCAGAGTccatattttataacatgtctATTTCAGCAGAGCAAGTCCCTCCTGCGGAGGGCAAGAAAGACAACTTTTTAACTCGTGTAAAAAATCAAGCCCAGTCAAGCATTgcaggcaaagaaaaagagtttGATTCTTGTTGGTCAGATTGTGTGACTAGAATGCAGACAAGCCAGGTGAATGTGGTAAACCCTGACCCTCGGAAAGTTTTGATATGGTTAAAATGTGCAGGATCTGAGGCAGAAGGAGCTAAGGAGGTTGTTAAGAAAGACATGGAAAATGCGAGTAGGATTAATAAgggtaagaagaagaaaaaatttgaaGAAGCCGAGAATTGGAGagcttttattcatcatatCTATATTACTGCAACAGCATTGTATGCACTTCAGCGACACCAGCGTAGCAGACACGGGGGGTCGAGCTTCTCTCCCTCCCGTCCTGATCCACCTCCTTATCAGACCTCTCCAAGCCCTGCTCTTCAGGCGCCCATCATTAATGTAAAAGGAGGATTTTTGGATTGTGAGGAGGCTTGGGCAGACTCTTTGACTTCTCATACAACCCTGTATCCATCACTTCTCCATTCTACATCAATGGAGCAGGATAAGAGGGACAGTTCTAGCAGAAGAAATGTTACTAGTCAGCTTATAGACCACCCTCAGGAGACTGAGCACACATCTTGCTCCCAGACTGGACCACTTTCTGGTTCAGACGGAACATTTTCTATGACAGTGGCAGGAGTTTTGAGTGCCACTCCAGTAAAAGCCAGCACGAACCCCTTTCTGCAGCAGATGGAGGACATTTCTTGACAGAACCACCAACAGGTCACTCATGACTCCACTTCTTTGTGGCATTCTTCTCGGGACCCCGCTCCCTCTGCCAGCATGGCCACTTCTGActtgattacttttaaaagcacagaaaacatttcttcagtggAACCGCAGAGCTCTCTCACCGAGCCACAATTGGGCCCACCATACTTTCAGAACATGCCACAGCGACTTGGAGGAAATTTTCCTCTGATGCAACACCAAGCTGGAGGCTCAGTTTACAAGCCTTATTCTTTGACAGATATGCATTCTCTTACTTCTAAGTTGCCTGCTCTCACTTCTGGGGGActgatgtggtggaacaaaATGATTTCTCTTACTGCAGGGACTCAATTAGCTCTGGGAGATGTGCGAGGGATGGTTGCCTCTTGTACATCCACTCTGACTCTCAGAGAACTTGATTACTTGGCAGGAACTTTTACTCATCCTAATGACACCCCTTTGGGACCTTATGCTACTGCATGGTCAGCTGCACTTGACAGAACATTTCCCCCTCCTGTGGGTGATGTAGCTAAAATGACTTTCCAGAGAGATGACAAAGAGACACCAGAGGACTATGTACTGAGATGCATTACTACATACACTGACAGGGTGGGGCATCACCCCAGCCGTAGTGAGGTCCACTGTTCATTGTTTAAGCAGGCGTTTGAGTCTGGCCTCCCTATTGAGGGTGAGGACAAATTAGGGGACCAGCCTGACCTTTTCCCTTCAGAAGCTTTTGAGCGCTATTACATGTTTGCTAAGCATCATCTTAATCAGtatgacaaaaagcagaaggacCAGCAACATCAGAAAGAAGATATAGAAGTCACTGTGCTTAAACTACAGCTTGCTAAACTTAGAGAGGAAGTTAATAAGGACAAAAAGACCAAAGAAGCTAAAAAACAGATGGTAGCCACGCCCCCTACTCCTCCACTTCAGGCCCCGGTGACTGTAGCtccacaggcccctcccccagcTATGCATCAGTCCTATTATCCAACCTACTCTGGCCCTCCCAGAGGGCGGGGTAGCTTTCAGGGACGGTCCAATGGGGGCTGTACTAGGCGGGGTGGGCGGAGAAGGGGTGGATCTGGGCGTCAGGGTTGTTACAGTTGTGGACAGACTGAACACTGGCAGAGGGAGTGTCCCTTCCTTCAGCCACTCCCACATCAGGCACCCTATGCCTCTGCAGCTCCgcccccaccacctcctcctggaACTGGAGGGTGGATACCTCAGCAATAGGGATGCCCAGGAGGAGCCTATCCAGTCATGGGGGAGGAGGCAGAGCCCATGATGACCGTCAGAGTGGGTGGAAAGTTTGTGACTTGCTTGGTAGATTCAGGGGCAAAATGGTCCACGTTAACCTCTGTTTCACCTGAACTTTTATCCACTGATACTTTGGCACTCACTGGCTTCTCTGGGACTCTTCAATATCTGCCACTCACTGCTCCTCTACCCACTGAGGCAGCTGGATATCATTTTGAACATCGCTATGTTTCCTCTCCACACTGCCCAGTCCCACTGATGGGCAGAGACATCCTCACTAAGCTGAGAGCAGAAATTCTTTGTTCTCCAGATGGAGTGACTGTCAGATTCCCTAATGGAAATATAGTGGACTGCAACTCTGGTCTCATTCATTCTGCCTCACATGGACAATGGCTTCTTTCCACCCCTCCTGCTTCTGCACCCAGCATGCAAACTGAACATGCACGTATATTCTGGCTTCTTTTGGATGACCTCACACCTTCACCACAGTCACTGCTCACCCTGTATGCTCAATGGTCCCCCTGGATCCATCACCATGCTCCCTACGGCCCCCCTCCTGACCCTCCTCACTGTACTATGTTATATGATCGCTGGGACACCAGCACTGATTATTatcacagatggacagatgaggCTGTGGGGACCTGGGACCTGTCTGGCTCTGGCATTGCTTTGGGCCCCCAAGGTGTGGCTGCTTTAATTGATTTAACCCCTGAACAGTTATCCTTTTATGAAATGTCTCCTTCTGCAGCACCTCATGTCACTCTGGCAGTCAGTCCTGCTCATTCTGCTAAAGATTTAGGCCCTATGTGTAAGCAGGCCTCAGATGCTTCTGACTGGGTGAACACTCAGCTGccccaggttttgttttctccttccACTTCACTGTACAAAATCTGTTCCCTCACTCAGGACAAAGCTACACCTGAAACTGTTCTTTTGGACATACAGCATGGCCGTGAAAAAACTGACCATCCACATAAAGATTTCCTTTGCTCCACTCTGCCCTCTTCCCTGTGGGCTGAGGGGCCAGGTGATGTGGGAACACCTATGAAGGTTTCCCCTGTTACTTTTGACTAGGAGTCCCCCAGACCTGTCTTTCGAGCTCAATATCCCATTTCTGAAAAAGCTATGGCTGGATTAAGACCTGTCATTGCTGATCTCAAAGCTAAAAAGGTTATTTATCctacctcttctccctggaacacTCATATTCTTCCTGTCCCCAAACCAGGAACTGACATTTTCAGGATGGCACATGACCTCAGACTCATTAACCAGataaccaaaaccaaaccaccTGCAGTCCCTAATCCTTATACCTGCCTGAACTCCATCACCTCCTAATTccagtttttctctgtcattgaTCTGAAGAATGCTTTCTTTCACATTCCTCTTCACCCATCAGTCCAACCTCTTTTTGCTTGGTTCAGTGTCATCCTCTCACTGTACACACCCCTCATGGAGTTAGAACTTTGTTGGACTCTTCTGCTTTCACTCTCTCTCCTCTTAGATGCACAAAAATTTCCCTCATTGTGTGTCAGCCCCATATCACCTTTGAGAGCACCCGTTCTAATGCAGCTGAGGCCTTCCCTGATGGAGAACCACATGACTGTGTGCCCAGAGTTatctctttttcatcttttcgcCCTGGCCTGTATGCCACACCTCTTTCTGATCCTGATCTCTCACTCTTTACAGATGGTTGTTGTTTCAGGGGCGTACAGGGGGAGTTAAGGGCCGGATTTGCAGTGGTCCAAGATGTAAatacacagagaaaagaaggaCAGTTTGAAACTGTCCTAGCTGAAATCATTACAGATGAACACAAGTCAGCAcaaaaagctgaactaaaagCTATCATTGCagccttaaaatatgcaaaacatagaagagtgaatattttttcagattctgcTTACATTGTAAATGCTGTACATATGGAACTTCCACAGTGGGAAAAAGGTGGATATCTGACATCCACTCACAAACCAATTAAACATGCCAAACTCATGAAGGACTTGGCACAGGCTCTCTTAGAACCCACAGAAGTAGCAGTTGTTAAAGTCAGAGCACACACGAAAAGCCAGGACAGGCGAGCCAGAGGAAACGCAGCGGCagataaagcagcaaaaaacGTCACTGGCTATCGACCACAGCTATTTCAGATGCTACTCTCAGACCAGGAGGGACTGAAGGAAATAGAGGAACAGGAATTGAGAGCATCACCAGAGATTATAAATACTACTGTTTACTATTCATTTGATATCtaaattttttcctttcttagaCCTTTTTGGGAGCTaatgaaatttaatatttttatattctaaaattgtattgtatttttattataaagcagCACTGTTTAAGCTTATAGGGcatgtttcttattttatccattttagttgtctttagaaaaataaataaataaataattataaggTACCCCCTTTCCAAGATGGTTCGCTGAACCACACAAAGCTATAAATGACAGGTCTTATTAGCTAAGAGGACAGGTCTTATTTCCATACATTCCTTAAAAGACAGATAATGAACCTGGACACTGTTGTATTTACAGCAAAGGCATTAATTCAAAACTCTGAACAGATGAGAAGTCATGTTCTCACTGAAAACGATTaagcagattttaaaaatcataTCAGACATACgttttattttaagacaaaatttGGAACTgaaccatgtttgttttttcttttccttttttcatagCTGATTTTTAAGATGAAATTGATCTGTGGCTGCTGTTGTATTACACTAATCCATTCTCTCTGTGAGCGTTCTATTCAGGCTGCGGTTGACAAAAAGTATTCTCCTCCACCGCCTTATTCAGCTCAGTTTCCCCTTCTGGAGGTCCAGTCCCTGCTGGACTCTGATGACCCCCTGGATGGAGAACTGTCAGGGGAGGACACAGAGGTTTGAGACCCCTTAACCATGTTT
Encoded here:
- the LOC121641304 gene encoding gastrula zinc finger protein XlCGF57.1-like, which encodes MAQSGWRAVDDGLVESVTSLPMMMAPVKTEDDEKELQPWSYSAHLYQTQTEGNTEVEAPTNNPDKQIKSETDGEEYGGPEISSDPDPNSHLQQHSDRKASGSSEIKYLSHFGPEMKDDDKSWNDNMAHGSGVNNDVECNAVKTSLSCSDCGEEFHSQRSLQRHLTKRSWSCLNSKKCLTQSKNNPKQVHTGKKTVRCDVCGKIFSHRVNLNRHMKIHTGDKPFSCDECGHRFSQKTDFNRHMRIHTGEKPFSCDECGQRFSYKTSLKLHMRIHTGDKPFSCDECGHSFRRKCKLNEHMRIHTGERPFSCIECGQRFSQKTYLNQHMRIHTGEKPFICDKCGQRFSQNTGLNQHMRTHTGDKPFSCDECGQRFSQKTYLNQHMRIHTGEKPFICDECGQRFSQNAGLNQHMRTHTGDKPFSCDECGQKFSQKKSLNLHRTIHAGDKPFSCDECGQRFSYKTYLNQHMRIHTGEKPFSCDECGRKFSQKTSINLHMTIHTGEKPFSCDECGQRFSRNDYLKKHMRIHTGDKPFSCEFCGDVFTWHLSLKRHICVHTK